The following are encoded together in the Flavobacterium sp. TR2 genome:
- a CDS encoding RHS repeat-associated core domain-containing protein: MKRKLFSIILLIIANFCFGQDAKSGITTMAGAGGGVATYWYMDFDGDGFGEKGLEYQPIKSVNQPEGYVDNNVDLDDNDRYITNIPPIMYYLDQDRDTFGSTQGRLYSVRPSIYYVTNNTDCNDNDGTINPNTKWYRDSDGDTYGNPAIVLTQCLQPTGYVRNASDYDDSTGNIINIAPQYFYQDRDGDSFGNPSVAVYYSYMPAGYVTNNLDCNDGRGEINPNTYWYRDGDGDTFGSGEIYVKTCVQPEGYVLNYEDQDDGTANITNIPPRYYSRDFDRDGFGDPLNTVYYSIAPAGYIDNALDCNDFDATVNPNKIWYRDVDRDSYGVASVTTQSCQKPDGYVDNASDYDDSTGNITNIAPQYFYKDYDTDTFGDPANYVYYSNMPAGYVANNLDCNDFNKMINPETKWYRDFDKDGFGDNSVVLLSCLQPDGYVGNNADCNDAVNLLNPNSVWYRDTDGDGFGSVSSTVISCTQPIGYVSNAADYDDSTGNITNIAPQTFYRDVDKDGFGNPASSVFYSKVPDGYVTNNLDCHDGDNTLNPDTKWYADNDSDGLGDPSNYVQQCTMPAGKYVRNNTDNCPLISGSSSDCNNIIAPSDQNYVISKIYKEPIDTVLESPSLEQAQTSITYFDGLGRPVQKIANRQSTAGKDIVTHIGYDNLGRDFQDYLPYESSSANMAFETNAKDNTLAFYNVDKYGNTSNPYSQKELESSPLNRVLKQAAPGNPWAMGSGHEIKMEYQSNLTADAVKMYQAAASWNEGSGLYDISISEDGTYGENALYKSVTYDENTAPGSNAGTEEFKNKEGQIVLKRTYNAGDRHDTYYVYDIYGNLTYVIPPKAEGAVDFNVLNSLCYQYKYDSKNRLVEKKLPGKQWEFIVYDKLDRPVATGPALSPFKDETASGWMITKYDAFNRPIYTGWSSQTSNAATRKSLQDAQNAATVLFETKQTSGTIDGIEAYYSNVIAPTSFKLLTVNYYDDYTFPNAQTPPTSIEGQSILQNVKGMASGSWTRAVTTSSSTAGETSTIFYDDKARPVKNYLQNYLGGYASSESKLDFTGKTLYTVTKHKRTSGNPEIAVREEFSYSPQDRLLTHTHQVNGGIVELLADNTYDALGQLISKKTGSSVGNPLQKVDYKYNIRGWLKEINKTGNLQQDTDPVDLFAFKINYETTQTDISDVRALYNGNISETFWKTASDLNERAYGYKYDNLNRLTNAVYEKNGMATSAYDENLSYDKNGNIMKLIRKGDYDPEVGNLDMDDLVYTYPANSNQLSKVEDNSNNTSGFNDANKIGDDYSYDDNGNMIADKNKNITDISYNHLNLPKKITFGTTGSIEYFYNASGQKLKKAVTEGTVTAVTDYLGGYQYKDNVLEFFPTAEGYVKNTAGALSYVFQYKDHLGNMRITYAKNPTTQVLEIIEENNYYPFGLKHKGYNDYLPTANKYKFSGKELQDELGLNMYDFGARNYDPALGRWMNVDPLSELADDLTPYHYANDNPIVYTDPDGLSAEKSSNNNFETVYKDTKGNVVLDTDDGSDDIVIVPDAKLKDFKELIKYTDPNLYNSKDWNDHFKSEFLGIKNPNEMNALLDGFTTQWSRQNAINYLQNPTGANAMMMAFSEALSQWTDPQQVLAAASVLAFRPSANGVIYLREDLTGALKPYVGQAKNEARYLARQAEHARAYPDSHFKFTVIDKGSANGSFPTSLDLKEQKALDKLGGPTNKANPKGGASNKKNIIRK; the protein is encoded by the coding sequence ATGAAAAGAAAACTATTCTCAATAATATTATTAATTATTGCAAATTTTTGCTTTGGGCAAGATGCAAAATCGGGAATTACTACTATGGCTGGGGCTGGAGGAGGAGTTGCAACATATTGGTATATGGATTTTGATGGAGATGGATTTGGGGAGAAGGGGCTAGAATACCAGCCTATTAAAAGCGTTAATCAGCCCGAAGGTTATGTAGATAATAATGTTGATTTGGACGATAATGACCGTTATATCACCAATATCCCTCCGATTATGTATTATCTGGATCAGGATCGCGATACTTTTGGAAGCACTCAAGGCCGCCTCTATAGTGTTAGGCCCAGCATATATTACGTTACAAATAATACGGACTGTAACGATAACGATGGAACGATTAATCCTAATACAAAATGGTATCGTGATTCAGATGGAGATACTTACGGAAATCCAGCTATTGTTCTGACCCAATGCTTGCAGCCAACTGGATATGTCAGGAATGCATCTGATTATGATGATTCTACAGGAAATATTATCAATATTGCTCCACAATATTTTTATCAGGATAGAGATGGAGATAGTTTTGGCAATCCTTCAGTAGCGGTGTACTATAGTTATATGCCTGCTGGATATGTTACCAATAACTTAGATTGCAACGATGGTCGTGGGGAAATTAATCCTAACACCTATTGGTATCGTGATGGAGATGGAGATACTTTCGGGTCGGGAGAAATCTATGTAAAAACGTGTGTTCAGCCAGAGGGGTATGTTCTCAATTATGAAGATCAAGATGATGGCACAGCAAACATTACCAATATTCCCCCTCGATATTATTCCCGAGATTTTGACCGTGATGGTTTTGGGGATCCGCTTAACACTGTGTATTATAGTATAGCTCCGGCAGGATATATCGATAATGCTCTTGATTGCAATGACTTTGATGCGACAGTTAATCCCAACAAAATTTGGTATCGTGATGTAGATAGGGATAGTTATGGAGTTGCCTCCGTAACGACGCAAAGTTGTCAAAAACCGGATGGCTACGTGGACAATGCATCTGATTATGATGATTCCACAGGCAATATAACCAATATTGCTCCACAGTATTTTTACAAAGATTATGACACTGATACTTTTGGAGATCCCGCAAATTATGTATATTATAGCAATATGCCGGCAGGTTATGTTGCTAATAATTTAGATTGCAATGACTTCAATAAAATGATTAATCCCGAAACAAAATGGTATCGCGATTTTGATAAAGATGGTTTTGGAGATAATAGTGTAGTGCTGTTGAGCTGTCTGCAGCCAGATGGATATGTTGGCAACAATGCGGACTGTAATGATGCTGTTAATTTGCTTAATCCAAATTCAGTTTGGTATCGAGATACAGATGGAGATGGATTTGGATCGGTTTCATCAACAGTTATCAGCTGCACGCAGCCGATAGGCTACGTATCTAATGCAGCAGATTATGATGATAGCACCGGAAATATTACTAACATAGCTCCGCAAACATTCTATCGGGATGTAGATAAGGATGGTTTTGGAAATCCTGCTTCAAGTGTGTTCTACAGTAAAGTTCCAGATGGTTATGTAACTAACAATTTAGACTGTCATGACGGTGATAATACCTTAAATCCAGATACAAAATGGTATGCCGACAATGATTCAGATGGTTTAGGAGATCCGTCAAATTATGTTCAGCAATGCACAATGCCAGCTGGGAAATATGTGCGAAACAATACAGATAATTGTCCTCTTATCTCGGGCAGCAGTTCAGATTGCAATAATATCATTGCCCCTTCCGACCAGAATTATGTTATCAGTAAAATTTACAAAGAGCCAATCGACACTGTTTTAGAATCTCCCTCATTGGAACAGGCACAAACCAGCATAACTTATTTTGATGGGCTGGGAAGACCTGTGCAAAAAATTGCCAATAGGCAATCCACTGCCGGTAAGGATATTGTCACTCATATTGGCTATGATAATTTAGGCAGAGATTTTCAGGATTATTTGCCTTATGAATCATCTTCGGCTAATATGGCGTTTGAAACCAATGCGAAAGATAATACATTAGCTTTTTACAATGTAGATAAATATGGTAATACTTCTAATCCATATTCGCAAAAAGAACTGGAGTCTTCTCCGCTAAACAGAGTTTTAAAGCAGGCTGCCCCTGGAAATCCATGGGCAATGGGCAGCGGGCATGAAATAAAAATGGAATATCAGAGCAATCTGACAGCAGATGCCGTAAAAATGTATCAGGCAGCAGCCTCTTGGAATGAAGGTTCAGGACTCTATGATATTTCCATTTCAGAAGACGGAACATATGGGGAAAATGCCTTGTATAAAAGCGTTACCTATGATGAAAACACTGCACCTGGATCTAATGCGGGCACAGAAGAATTTAAGAATAAAGAAGGCCAGATTGTGTTGAAAAGAACCTACAATGCAGGAGACAGACACGATACTTATTATGTCTATGACATCTATGGAAATCTCACTTACGTGATTCCGCCAAAAGCAGAAGGCGCCGTAGATTTCAATGTTTTAAATAGTTTGTGCTATCAATACAAATACGACAGTAAAAACCGTCTGGTAGAGAAAAAACTGCCGGGAAAACAATGGGAATTTATTGTTTACGATAAACTTGATAGGCCCGTTGCAACAGGACCTGCATTATCTCCTTTTAAAGATGAGACCGCATCGGGATGGATGATCACTAAATATGATGCTTTTAATAGACCAATTTACACAGGCTGGAGCAGCCAGACCTCAAATGCAGCGACGCGTAAATCTTTGCAGGATGCGCAAAATGCAGCGACGGTTCTATTTGAAACAAAACAGACTTCCGGAACAATTGACGGAATCGAAGCATATTACAGCAATGTTATAGCACCGACAAGCTTTAAGCTTTTAACTGTTAATTATTATGATGATTATACTTTTCCAAATGCACAGACGCCTCCGACTTCAATAGAAGGCCAGTCTATTTTGCAAAATGTGAAAGGCATGGCTTCAGGAAGCTGGACAAGAGCGGTGACTACATCTTCTTCAACAGCAGGCGAAACCAGCACAATATTTTATGATGATAAGGCAAGACCGGTAAAAAACTACCTTCAAAACTATTTAGGAGGTTATGCTTCAAGCGAAAGCAAACTTGATTTTACAGGAAAAACACTCTATACAGTAACAAAACACAAAAGAACTTCTGGCAATCCAGAGATTGCGGTAAGAGAAGAATTCAGCTATTCTCCTCAAGACCGACTGCTTACCCATACACATCAGGTAAATGGCGGAATAGTAGAACTTTTGGCTGACAATACTTACGATGCCTTAGGGCAGCTGATTAGCAAGAAAACCGGTAGCAGCGTTGGAAACCCGCTTCAGAAAGTGGACTATAAGTATAACATTAGGGGCTGGCTGAAAGAAATTAATAAAACGGGCAATCTGCAGCAGGATACAGACCCTGTCGATTTATTTGCCTTCAAGATTAATTACGAAACCACACAGACAGATATATCAGATGTAAGGGCACTCTACAATGGAAACATCTCAGAAACATTCTGGAAAACGGCTTCAGATTTAAACGAAAGGGCTTATGGCTATAAATATGATAATCTGAACCGTCTTACCAATGCCGTTTATGAAAAGAACGGTATGGCTACAAGCGCCTATGACGAAAATCTGTCTTATGACAAAAACGGAAATATAATGAAGCTGATCCGCAAGGGAGATTACGACCCTGAAGTAGGCAATCTTGATATGGACGATTTGGTTTATACTTATCCGGCAAACTCAAACCAGCTGTCTAAAGTTGAAGATAATTCCAATAACACCAGCGGATTTAACGATGCCAATAAAATTGGGGATGATTACAGTTATGATGATAACGGAAATATGATTGCCGATAAGAACAAAAATATCACTGACATAAGTTACAATCATTTAAATCTGCCGAAGAAAATAACATTTGGAACAACAGGAAGCATTGAGTACTTTTACAATGCCTCTGGGCAGAAACTGAAAAAAGCGGTTACCGAAGGCACTGTTACTGCCGTTACTGATTATTTGGGAGGCTACCAGTACAAGGACAATGTTCTGGAGTTTTTCCCGACGGCAGAGGGGTATGTAAAAAATACGGCAGGAGCGCTTTCGTATGTTTTCCAGTACAAAGACCATTTAGGAAACATGCGCATAACCTACGCTAAAAACCCGACAACGCAGGTTCTTGAAATTATTGAAGAGAATAACTATTATCCTTTTGGATTAAAGCACAAAGGGTATAATGATTATCTGCCGACAGCGAATAAGTATAAGTTCAGCGGAAAAGAACTACAAGACGAGCTAGGACTTAACATGTACGATTTTGGTGCTAGAAATTATGACCCTGCGCTTGGAAGATGGATGAATGTTGACCCACTATCTGAATTGGCAGATGATTTAACACCGTATCATTACGCTAATGATAATCCAATTGTATATACTGACCCAGATGGTTTGAGTGCGGAAAAATCATCTAATAATAATTTTGAAACAGTATATAAAGATACAAAAGGTAATGTAGTTCTTGATACAGATGATGGAAGTGATGATATTGTTATTGTTCCAGATGCAAAATTGAAAGATTTTAAAGAGCTGATAAAATATACTGACCCAAATCTTTACAATTCAAAAGACTGGAATGACCATTTTAAATCTGAATTCTTAGGAATAAAGAATCCAAATGAAATGAATGCATTGTTAGATGGATTCACGACACAATGGTCAAGGCAAAATGCTATTAATTATTTGCAAAATCCTACAGGGGCTAATGCAATGATGATGGCGTTTAGTGAGGCGTTAAGCCAATGGACTGACCCCCAGCAAGTATTAGCAGCGGCTTCTGTGTTAGCATTTAGACCTAGTGCTAATGGCGTAATTTATTTGAGAGAAGATTTAACAGGTGCTTTGA